One genomic window of Medicago truncatula cultivar Jemalong A17 chromosome 1, MtrunA17r5.0-ANR, whole genome shotgun sequence includes the following:
- the LOC120577455 gene encoding uncharacterized protein, with protein MAQEVILVVVDVSNEISSDYAMEWTIQNVTKSDDFIILLVVLPRPNLYQRLKSLACYFLSCGGNHSKGNSFDQSKRDALQQTIYEYVHKMQKLCLANNLMQVHFKVKVIVDAEVGSIATRGKETEASWVILDRFHKKEVGHCIKQLNSNVVLIDHAIPRIIKAVIPMTREKFSRSKSQSKPTEISIPYILDDKIATSPSSSDFRSSTFRTYSFSLPATDKEYHCKTNPCNINHSHDFIYLNSEYFDEDIKMSGSNIDELNRKSVISLPQGEAEIVQWII; from the exons atggcacagGAGGTGATActagttgttgttgatgtcagTAATGAAATCAGCAGTGATTATGCAATGGAATGGACAATACAAAATGTGACAAAGTCTGATGACTTCATAATTCTGCTTGTTGTTCTTCCTAGACCAAATTTATATCAAAGGCTTAAATCTCtagcatgttattttctttcat GCGGCGGTAACCATAGTAAAGGAAACTCTTTTGATCAAAGTAAAAGGGATGCCCTTCAACAAACAATCTATGAATATGTCCACAAGATGCAGAAGCTATGCTTAGCTAACAATCTAATGCAG GTTCATTTCAAAGTGAAAGTTATTGTTGATGCAGAAGTGGGTTCAATAGCCACAAGAGGCAAAGAAACTGAAGCCTCATGGGTAATACTTGATAG ATTTCATAAGAAGGAAGTTGGTCACTGCATTAAACAACTGAACAGCAATGTTGTACTCATAGATCATGCTATTCCTAGAATCATTAAAGCAGTAATTCCAATGACAAGGGAAAAATTCAGTAGGAGTAAGAGCCAAAGCAAACCGACAGAAATATCTATTCCTTATATCTTGGATGACAAAATTGCAACATCTCCAAGTTCTTCTGATTTCAGAAGTTCCACCTTTAGAACTTACTCTTTTTCATTGCCTGCCACAGACAAAGAATATCATTGTAAAACCAACCCTTGCAATATCAATCATTCTCATGACTTTATTTATCTAAACTCCGAGTATTTCGATGAGGATATTAAGATGTCTGGCAGCAATATTGATGAGTTGAATCGCAAATCAGTCATCAGCCTTCCCCAGGGAGAAGCAGAAATTGTTCAGTGGATCATATGA